In one window of Gemmatimonadota bacterium DNA:
- a CDS encoding tyrosine-type recombinase/integrase, producing the protein MHPWLTRYLDWLEATNHAPATRRNCRRAVERFLAWAGPEGDPLPGLLPDTLEAYQSALARACRPDGAPLGWGTRAEYLGALRAFLRWAVAQGLLAADPTRQLILPRRPVQLPRAVLSHREATRVLRQPDATTPLGLRDRALLELLYSSGIRRAEAAGIRIADLDPPRRVLLVRAGKGQRDRAVPVGRRALQWLGRYLRRARPRLAGASDPGWLFLSTRGTRVRLNHLSPRGWPDTSPAPGWASPAAATSSAIPWPPSCSMAAPTCATCRRSSATRTFPPPPGTPTSPSGACWPCTRGPIPPNGAAARPALRRIEMDHEWPGRPTA; encoded by the coding sequence ATGCACCCGTGGCTCACCCGCTACCTCGACTGGCTCGAGGCCACCAACCATGCTCCCGCGACCCGCCGCAACTGCCGCCGCGCCGTGGAACGCTTTCTCGCCTGGGCCGGGCCCGAGGGCGACCCGCTCCCCGGCCTCCTCCCGGACACCCTCGAGGCCTACCAGTCGGCGCTCGCCCGGGCCTGCCGCCCCGATGGCGCGCCGCTGGGCTGGGGCACCCGGGCCGAGTACCTCGGAGCGCTCCGCGCGTTCCTGCGGTGGGCGGTGGCCCAGGGGCTGCTCGCCGCCGACCCCACGCGCCAGCTCATCCTGCCCCGGCGCCCGGTGCAGCTGCCCCGCGCGGTGCTCTCCCATCGCGAGGCCACGCGAGTGCTCCGCCAGCCCGATGCCACGACCCCGCTCGGACTGCGCGACCGCGCGCTCCTCGAGCTGCTCTATTCGAGCGGCATTCGTCGCGCGGAGGCGGCCGGGATCCGGATCGCGGACCTCGACCCGCCGCGGCGCGTGCTGCTCGTCCGCGCGGGGAAGGGCCAGCGGGACCGCGCGGTGCCGGTCGGCCGCCGGGCGCTGCAGTGGCTGGGACGGTACTTGCGCCGAGCCCGGCCCCGGCTGGCCGGGGCCTCCGATCCGGGATGGCTGTTCCTCTCCACGCGAGGCACCCGCGTCCGCCTCAATCACCTCTCTCCGCGCGGGTGGCCCGATACGTCGCCGGCGCCCGGGTGGGCAAGCCCGGCAGCTGCCACCTCTTCCGCCATTCCATGGCCACCCTCCTGCTCGATGGCGGCGCCGACGTGCGCGACGTGCAGGAGATCCTCGGCCACGCGAACCTTTCCACCACCGCCCGGTACACCCACCTCGCCATCGGGCGCCTGCTGGCCGTGCACGCGCGGGCCCATCCCGCCGAACGGCGCGGCGGCTAGACCGGCGCTACGGCGGATCGAGATGGACCACGAATGGCCCGGCCGTCCGACTGCCTGA
- a CDS encoding RHS repeat-associated core domain-containing protein yields the protein MMPSGAGCGSRWPPRTSTTYTRAPRSSSTSTPREPCCGNTPGIQGAWTSSWPCGPRPRSVIPWRRSLTRSTAPCAPGPAGRTGAKVKEYAEAPWGDAVADTGVVVRYRFAGREYDSESGLYYMRARYYDPALGRWISEDPIGVEGGHNLFGYSGNDPVNVVDPWGLDPLCGEGWVQIVTRGVDENGVPT from the coding sequence ATGATGCCCTCGGGCGCCGGGTGCGGAAGCAGATGGCCGCCGCGGACGAGTACTACGTATACGAGGGCGCCCAGGTCATCTTCGACCTCAACGCCGCGGGAACCGTGCTGCGGGAATACGCCCGGTATCCAGGGGGCGTGGACCAGCTCCTGGCCCTGCGGACCACGACCCCGGTCAGTGATACCCTGGCGGCGATCCTTGACCCGATCAACGGCACCGTGCGCGCCTGGCCCGGCCGGCCGGACCGGCGCCAAGGTGAAGGAGTACGCCGAGGCACCCTGGGGCGACGCGGTCGCGGACACGGGGGTCGTGGTGCGGTACCGCTTCGCGGGGCGGGAGTACGACAGCGAGAGCGGGCTCTACTACATGCGGGCGCGGTACTACGACCCGGCGCTCGGGCGGTGGATCAGCGAGGACCCGATCGGGGTCGAGGGGGGCCACAACCTGTTCGGGTACTCGGGCAACGATCCGGTCAATGTAGTGGATCCGTGGGGATTGGATCCGTTGTGCGGGGAGGGCTGGGTTCAGATCGTGACCCGTGGCGTAGACGAGAATGGTGTCCCGACTTGA